In bacterium, the genomic stretch TAGACACTCGATTGCCACTCACTTTTGGCTTGATCCTCGCGCTGTTGCTGGGTTGCCGGATGTTGAGCGTGATTCGCCGCAGTACACCAGCTCGCTCCATTCTGTAGTAATTAGTTTGATTCTCTCCAAACGATGCTTGAATCAGAATTGCCTTTGCCGGATAGAACTTTTAAAGTTTCGAATGGACTCGCCAATGGCTTTTGGTACCTTCGGCAGCCGGTTCCCTCCGAAAAACAGAAGGACGATGAGAAAAATGATGATTAATTCCGGAAGCCCAAGTGAAGTAAACATGAAATCTCCTTTCAAACTGTCATTGATTTGGCTGCGTTTGAGCCGGCGGACGGCGCGGGCTGCTGGTGTGCCAGTGAATAATCACCCAATCCTTTCCGCGCTTTTCCAGCACCGCCGTGCCAAGGCCAGAGCCTTCAACATGACGATCCTCTAGATCGGCTGCCAGTGTGTAGTTGAAGGTTGCATAACCCAGAGTTCGTTCAGTCTGCACTCTGATATCCGTGATCTTAAAGCTGACATTTTTCATTTCGGCCATCTCCGGTCCAAGATGGTTGTTTTTGTAATCGGACCAGCCGTAATTCGCATGCCCATTTTCAAAAACCACAACAGAATCATCATTGGCCCAGT encodes the following:
- a CDS encoding twin-arginine translocase TatA/TatE family subunit; this translates as MFTSLGLPELIIIFLIVLLFFGGNRLPKVPKAIGESIRNFKSSIRQRQF
- a CDS encoding nuclear transport factor 2 family protein; this encodes MKTTEMIYFVFLVLLFSSLVFSQTDDAAAVRQVLLSEAVAFERNDMAAFEKHWANDDSVVVFENGHANYGWSDYKNNHLGPEMAEMKNVSFKITDIRVQTERTLGYATFNYTLAADLEDRHVEGSGLGTAVLEKRGKDWVIIHWHTSSPRRPPAQTQPNQ